One genomic window of Lytechinus variegatus isolate NC3 chromosome 1, Lvar_3.0, whole genome shotgun sequence includes the following:
- the LOC121407228 gene encoding protein phosphatase methylesterase 1-like has translation MALNKQVLLKNTSRLPPMPPRGVPGGRPSGGKPHGIGRKRDFTPLPWSNYFDSCEDVVLNDNDSFRVYKKGNEGPVVFFLHGGGHSALSWALLAQQLTGMVNCRVVAMDMRGHGDTHTSHCEDLSADTLASDIGAVIGKMYPNNDCPPIILVGHSMGGAIAIHTAVKFLVPSLLGLVVIDVVEGTAMDALQSMQSFLRGRPKQFKSLEYAIEWAVKTGQIRNVESARVSMLGQVKPCLQSQKPTEVNTPVPSMSMDGVITEEGESNEAVPQSSTQAAASSSSQASHTPYTWRIDLGKTEQYWAGWFRGMSNLFLSCNVPKMLILAGVDRLDKDLTIGQMQGKFQMQVLPQCGHAVHEDQPQKVADALATFITRNKFAEAIGGFEQPFPCC, from the exons ATGGCGTTGAACAAGCAAGTTCTGCTAAAGAATACTAGTAGATTACCACCAATGCCTCCGAGAGGTGTGCCAGGAGGAAG GCCCTCGGGTGGTAAGCCTCATGGAATTGGAAGGAAACGAGACTTCACTCCCTTGCCATGGAGCAATTACTTTGACAGCTGTGAAGATGTTGTACTCAATGACAATGAT AGTTTTAGAGTTTACAAGAAAGGTAATGAAGGTCCAGTGGTCTTCTTTCTTCATGGTGGAGGACATTCAGCTCTTTCATGGGCTTTGCTTGCA CAACAGTTGACTGGTATGGTGAATTGTAGAGTAGTTGCTATGGATATGAGAGGTCATGGAGATACCCATACATCCCATTGTGAGGACCTTTCTGCCGATACTCTGGCCAG TGATATTGGTGCTGTAATAGGTAAGATGTATCCAAACAATGACTGCCCTCCAATCATCTTAGTAGGGCATAGTATGGGCGGAGCCATCGCTATTCATACAGCTGTCAAGTTTCTTGTTCCATCTCTACTTGGCCTTGTGGTCATTGATGTTGTAGAAG GTACAGCAATGGATGCACTTCAGTCTATGCAAAGCTTCTTAAGAGGTAGACCAAAACAGTTCAAATCCCTGGAATATGCAATAGAATGGGC AGTTAAAACTGGTCAAATCAGAAATGTAGAATCAGCAAGAGTTTCTATGCTTGGGCAAGTTAAACC GTGTTTACAATCACAAAAACCCACAGAAGTCAATACACCAGTGCCTAGCATGTCTATGGATGGTGTTATTACAGAAGAAGGAGAATCAAATGAGGCAGTGCCTCAGAGTTCAACACAAGCAGCTGCATCCTCATCAAGCCAG GCAAGCCATACTCCATACACATGGAGGATAGACCTTGGTAAAACAGAACAGTATTGGGCAG GTTGGTTCAGAGGAATGTCaaatctctttctttcttgtaaTGTTCCAAAGATGCTCATATTAGCTG GTGTCGACAGATTGGACAAAGACTTGACCATTGGTCAGATGCAAGGAAAGTTTCAGATGCAGGTTTTGCCTCAGTGTGGTCATGCAGTACATGAAGACCAACCACAAAAG GTTGCTGATGCTCTTGCAACTTTTATAACAAGAAACAAGTTTGCAGAGGCTATTGGCGGCTTTGAACA ACCTTTCCCCTGCTGTTGA